Proteins found in one Aspergillus chevalieri M1 DNA, chromosome 2, nearly complete sequence genomic segment:
- a CDS encoding uncharacterized protein (COG:O;~EggNog:ENOG410PN8W;~InterPro:IPR034164,IPR021109,IPR001461,IPR001969, IPR033121;~MEROPS:MER0078983;~PFAM:PF00026,PF14543;~SECRETED:SignalP(1-19);~go_function: GO:0004190 - aspartic-type endopeptidase activity [Evidence IEA];~go_process: GO:0006508 - proteolysis [Evidence IEA]) produces MRLTASLLAAASLSTSVTAFYPYSLNAEVSISGPLLSNLRRRFLPWKLQQDDSEDTQSGSNNLLTLDLQKLPVRRDNDYKVVMSDPPSQSNSAAVNQDGNDFSYFAVVQVGSQKQEMRMLLDTGGSDSWVFSSDCSSTACKQHDSFGEGASNTLQMTNTAWTVQYGTGTVNGLVGWDTITIADLTVNITFGLASKASDDFLSYPMDGLLGLSRTNDTGFGTPTFMDFVQKGNMLESNIVGFSLSRGSDDKQGGTVTFGGVDESKLDGNITYTYTISSSNRWEIPVDDVTVNGEACNFTGKGAILDTGTSYMMLPPDDAKTVHSLIPGATSSGQNFVLPCDSDAEIRITFSGVSYNISPKDYVGQKAGDSCISTIVGYQSFGDDEWLVGDVFLKNVYSVFDYDNNRIGLGGKKGETAPVVTSEEKMEEADSVEGSDAGSEAETASSSGSGSDDASSNTSSGASASSTEADSGAVAAVPRLGWPVLLVACMFWA; encoded by the coding sequence ATGCGTCTCACAGCGTCCCTCCTCGCCGCCGCTTCCCTCTCCACCTCCGTCACGGCTTTTTACCCCTACAGTCTCAACGCCGAAGTCTCCATCAGCGGTCCTCTTCTGTCCAACCTCCGTCGTCGATTCCTACCGTGGAAACTCCAGCAAGATGACTCTGAAGATACTCAGTCCGGGTCCAACAACCTCTTAACCCTCGACCTCCAAAAACTCCCTGTCCGCCGCGACAACGATTACAAAGTCGTCATGTCCGATCCCCCGTCCCAATCTAACAGCGCGGCCGTCAACCAAGACGGAAACGACTTCTCATACTTTGCCGTGGTGCAAGTTGGTTCGCAGAAGCAGGAGATGCGGATGTTACTGGACACGGGGGGAAGTGACAGCTGGGTGTTTTCCTCGGACTGCTCGAGCACAGCTTGCAAGCAGCATGATAGTTTTGGGGAAGGCGCATCAAATACTCTGCAGATGACCAATACGGCGTGGACGGTGCAATATGGTACGGGTACGGTGAATGGTCTTGTTGGGTGGGATACTATTACCATCGCGGACTTGACAGTCAACATTACTTTTGGGTTGGCGTCGAAGGCGTCGGATGATTTCCTGTCGTATCCGATGGATGGTCTGTTGGGTTTGAGTCGGACGAATGATACTGGATTTGGAACTCCTACGTTCATGGATTTTGTGCAAAAGGGGAACATGCTGGAGTCGAACATTGTCGGATTCAGTCTCTCTCGGGGTTCGGACGATAAACAGGGTGGAACTGTTACCTTTGGTGGTGTCGATGAGTCCAAACTGGACGGTAACATTACCTACACCTATACCATTTCCTCGAGCAACCGCTGGGAAATCCCTGTCGACGATGTCACCGTTAACGGTGAGGCCTGCAACTTCACTGGCAAGGGTGCCATCCTTGACACAGGTACATCGTACATGATGCTACCTCCTGACGATGCTAAAACAGTTCACTCGCTCATCCCCGGTGCCACATCGTCCGGCCAAAACTTCGTCCTCCCTTGCGACTCGGATGCTGAAATTCGCATCACATTCTCTGGTGTCAGCTACAACATTTCCCCCAAGGACTACGTTGGACAGAAAGCCGGCGATAGCTGTATCTCCACCATTGTGGGATACCAGTCTTTTGGCGATGACGAGTGGCTTGTGGGTGATGTGTTCCTGAAGAACGTCTACTCTGTCTTTGACTATGATAACAACCGCATTGGACTTGGTGGTAAAAAGGGCGAAACCGCGCCTGTTGTCACTTCCGAGGAGAAAATGGAGGAAGCCGATAGTGTCGAGGGCTCGGATGCAGGTAGCGAGGCTGAGACCGCTTCGTCATCTGGATCCGGGTCTGACGATGCCTCTAGCAATACATCATCTGGTGCTTCTGCTAGTTCGACGGAGGCTGACTCTGGTGCCGTGGCCGCAGTCCCACGCCTCGGTTGGCCAGTTTTGCTGGTGGCTTGCATGTTCTGGGCGTAA
- a CDS encoding L-lactate dehydrogenase (COG:C;~EggNog:ENOG410PIMB;~InterPro:IPR012133,IPR037396,IPR000262,IPR013785;~PFAM:PF01070;~go_function: GO:0003824 - catalytic activity [Evidence IEA];~go_function: GO:0010181 - FMN binding [Evidence IEA];~go_function: GO:0016491 - oxidoreductase activity [Evidence IEA];~go_process: GO:0055114 - oxidation-reduction process [Evidence IEA]): MDANNPNIEKRSTPQWALYQRENFWKANDGQVPPFNTHPIKLEQRARERLTESGWYYASSNAGMSNTHLANRQAFYRHRIIPNQLVDTNNRDTTTEIFGHKVAAPIGFAPIGINKIYNPLAELPVAKVAGELNIPYCLSTAGSTAIEKVGEANCNGPRFFQLYMPHDDELTLSLLNRAWKSGFDAVMLTTDTWQLGWRHDDVASSNYAFYRGIGADLGLSDPVFQKRCREDGIDPEKDVLAASTKWIDSIWHGRAWSWEKIPWLIEQWKKISGGRPFAIKGIQSVKDARKCVEYGVDGIVVSNHAGRQIDGAIASLDALENIANAVGDKLYIMFDSGVRGASDVVKALALGAKFVFVGRLWVWGLSIMGEEGVRHVMKSLLADLDILMSVGGFNKVEEFGKDILESYPKSYSLIPDKVL; the protein is encoded by the exons ATGGACGCAAATAACCCCAACATCGAGAAGCGATCAACCCCCCAGTGGGCGTTGTATCAGCGCGAGAACTTCTGGAAGGCCAACGATGGACAGGTGCCGCCGTTCAACACTC ACCCTATCAAACTCGAACAACGAGCCCGCGAACGTCTCACCGAGTCCGGCTG GTATTACGCCTCCTCCAACGCTGGCATGTCCAACACCCACCTAGCGAACCGCCAAGCCTTCTACCGCCACCGCATAATCCCCAACCAACTCGTCGACACCAACAACCGCGACACGACCACCGAGATCTTCGGCCACAAGGTCGCCGCGCCCATTGGCTTCGCACCAATCGGTATCAACAAGATCTATAACCCGCTCGCGGAGTTACCAGTGGCCAAGGTTGCGGGAGAGCTAAATATCCCGTATTGTCTGTCGACGGCTGGGAGTACCGCGATTGAGAAAGTGGGCGAAGCAAATTGTAATGGGCCAAGGTTCTTTCAGTTGTATATGCCGCATGATGATGAGTTGACGCTGTCGTTGCTGAACCGTGCGTGGAAGAGTGGGTTTGATGCAGTTATGTTGACGACGGATACGTGGCAGCTTGGTTGGAGACATGATGATGTCGCGAGCTCCAATTATGCGTTCTACCGCGGTATTGGTGCGGACTTGGGTCTTAGTGACCCTGTTTTCCAGAAACGGTGTCGTGAGGACGGCATCGACCCCGAGAAAGATGTCCTCGCTGCGTCGACGAAGTGGATTGATTCGATCTGGCACGGTCGTGCGTGGTCGTGGGAGAAGATTCCTTGGCTCATTGAGCAGTGGAAGAAGATTTCTGGAGGTCGTCCGTTCGCAATCAAGGGCATTCAATCCGTGAAAGACGCGAGGAAATGCGTTGAGTACGGCGTCGACGGGATTGTCGTGAGTAACCACGCAGGCCGGCAGATTGACGGCGCAATCGCCAGTCTTGACGCACTGGAGAATATCGCAAATGCTGTTGGCGACAAACTGTATATCATGTTCGACTCTGGCGTGCGTGGCGCGAGTGATGTCGTCAAGGCGCTGGCGCTTGGAGCGAAGTTCGTGTTTGTTGGGAGACTTTGGGTTTGGGGATTGAGTATTATGGGTGAAGAGGGGGTTAGGCATGTTATGAAGAGTTTGttggcggatttggatattctGATGAGTGTGGGTGGGTTTAATAAGGTTGAAGAATTTGGGAAGGATATTCTGG AATCATACCCTAAGTCGTACAGTTTGATCCCGGATAAGGTGCTGTAA
- a CDS encoding transposase (COG:S;~EggNog:ENOG410PVG4;~InterPro:IPR004875,IPR006600;~PFAM:PF03184,PF03221;~go_function: GO:0003676 - nucleic acid binding [Evidence IEA]): MPTERENIEEQIKNAIATYERDKSQKIRPLAEAFDVPYQRLLRRVKGLPGRNSTKPVNYALDKHQENALKHWIERLDQAGVPPTAKRIEKSANLILQRAHTDPTIPPKKVSKEWPYRFLERLGPEYTRLKQRPKDPKRLQSQDLGIIQNWYDRLEILLKQYQIQPQDLYNFDEIGFMEGQGRGEVVITKYPSRAQHPGASFSRGLISVVECISADGSVLPPCIILPGKGHLEDWYTHSDMPGNWILGVSPNGYISDEIAFEWIKHFDKHTKQRCAGVYRLLLMDNHGSHLTYEFIEYCEKNRILLYSFPPHATHFLQPLDGKPFKQYKHYHGQAVTEAAILGWSDFEKREFLTVLPGIRKETFKTHTIQSAFRDCGIFPFDPSPVMDDLEKQAEPIPDLQIWDGDSISSGSAQSSPKTIRQLRKEISKARASLDKIDGHLSALSPGLNRRLERIFSGGLTQAESSDQTAMELDRYLKAAAHQSKPKSRRQVPGLSHSGVLSVQDANRRIGARKKAEEKKEGRRLGQSIRTSLATTHRRYDRLELWMMGIDENADQETIDSILNKNR, translated from the exons ATGCCTACTGAACGCGAAAATATCGAAGAACAAATTAAAAATGCCATTGCCACGTACGAACGCGATAAATCACAAAAAATTCGCCCTCTAGCAgaggcatttgatgtgccttaCCAACGGCTCCTTCGACGCGTCAAAGGGCTACCTGGGCGAAATTCTACCAAGCCAGTTAACTATGCACTTGATAAGCATCAGGAGAATGCACTCAAACACTGGATTGAGCGATTAGATCAAGCTGGAGTGCCTCCAACAGCTAAAAGGATAGAAAAAAGTGCCAACTTGATCCTACAGCGTGCCCATACGGACCCAACTATCCCTCCCAAAAAAGTCAGCAAAGAATGGCCATATCGCTTTCTTGAACGCTTAGGACCTGAATATACACGGCTTAAACAAAGGCCAAAGGATCCAAAGCGCCTACAATCTCAGGATCTTGGGATAATTCAGAACTGGTATGATCGGTTAGAGATCCTCCTTAAACAGTATCAGATCCAGCCCCAGGACCTCTATAATTTCGATGAAATTGGCTTTATGGAGGGTCAGGGCCGTGGAGAAGTGGTAATCACTAAATATCCATCAAGAGCGCAACATCCTGGTgcctctttttctcgtgGTTTAATCTCTGTTGTGGAGTGTATTTCTGCAGATGGATCGGTCCTTCCTCCCTGCATCATTCTCCCGGGAAAGGGCCATCTAGAGGACTGGTATACGCATTCAGATATGCCAGGAAACTGGATACTGGGAGTCTCACCAAATGGCTATATATCCGATGAAATAGCCTTTGAATGGATTAAACATTTCGACAAGCATACTAAGCAGCGATGT GCTGGTGTTTATCGGCTGCTTCTTATGGATAATCATGGATCTCACCTCACGTatgaattcattgaatactGCGAGAAGAATCGGATTCTTCTCTACTCCTTCCCACCACATGCAACCCATTTTTTGCAGCCTTTAGATGGAAAGCCATTTAAACAGTACAAACACTATCATGGGCAGGCTGTCACTGAGGCTGCTATACTTGGATGGAGTGATTTTGAGAAGCGGGAGTTCCTTACAGTACTACCAGGTATTCGGAAGGAGACATTCAAGACCCATACTATCCAATCAGCCTTTAGAGATTGTGGAATCTTCCCTTTtgacccctctcctgttatGGACGATCTGGAGAAACAAGCAGAGCCCATTCCAGATCTACAAATATGGGATGGTGACTCTATCTCTAGTGGTTCCGCCCAGAGCTCTCCTAAAACCATCAGGCAACTCCGGAAAGAAATCTCTAAGGCTCGGGCATCCTTGGATAAGATTGATGGTCATCTATCTGctttatcaccaggcttaAATAGGCGTTTGGAGAGGATATTTAGTGGTGGTCTAACTCAGGCGGAATCCAGTGATCAAACAGCCATGGAGTTGGACCGATATCTCAAAGCTGCAGCACACCAATCTAAGCCAAAATCTCGTCGACAAGTTCCTGGACTTAGCCACTCTGGTGTACTATCAGTGCAGGATGCCAACAGGCGAATTGGTGCCCGAAAGaaggcagaagaaaagaaggaagggcGGCGACTTGGACAGTCTATTAGGACTTCTTTGGCCACCACTCACCGCAGATATGACCGATTGGAGCTATGGAtgatgggaattgatgaaaatgcCGACCAGGAAACTATTGATAGTATTTTAAACAAAAACCGATGA